In Drosophila santomea strain STO CAGO 1482 chromosome 3L, Prin_Dsan_1.1, whole genome shotgun sequence, a single window of DNA contains:
- the LOC120447441 gene encoding alsin homolog, giving the protein MASAADDSAFGGQEEPESFTIYHEGRALQLHWRGLPPLQRAPASRICSIAGGSLLLLTTDHALYSAKLQANGGHLDLQLLRTDVLDMDFCSGSQDLFVVLTNGSVQHQATGSGRDVGHPHAWQTLGFDPLELHAEGVRIRRVCCSAQGVVFVGADGETYVMGSCGEVFKAEQQPRHMRLYEEGKELLDLAAGNEHFVMLVAPYNLADDVLQLSVTSAKEEPEDERASVKSLSSDHSERSIAANTRHLLHQGYALLHTQLFTFGASNNGLLGSGDHIRRANVMRLQKLDSMGVCSIAAGLEHTVARTLDGRLYHWGLNNHSQLGEDVSSPMEITITDSTAALPIEQNSALEATCGDYHTLLLNASGQIQSLQPAPPMRHLQQSSTYAQTLLQLQLGAVWPNQLRLLMCSGGYTLQNQRQFQRQYHYYLSHLQSQLQLLLKHRQAVQTLEIWQRQSTQEPLRALGPLLISWERILCLLVATLHSLEGFYRADFVQPADLLFICHYKEYIDLFDGYTKAYCEVFSINGFGEAVVAITGLSSPLAELNEESYVTRLFQQPFSIYQLFVQFMELLVRTQPEYGEHRVAWSEFARHSCISQELAVNTKDFWSSNDRNPRIVQFKRRQRRVILTSALVPLKLVTSGISRSSNSFILFSDFLCQVSGNSLYSYPLTTLWVWTEGDSLRLTTPEKTFLVTTRSHEMRKVWLDQLQTSIVASLGRPLGSPVPSYRSTGYEFSREHPKFSRVKACGTWRKGVLHGNAYLEYPDGSVYCGELQHGIIEGFGKMVIPTTGLYVGNFKGGRFHGHGIYELHCKDSPESEVYEGNFCEGLFHGHGMMRNNRYIYVGEYQANARSGYGVIEDLVTGDKYMGMFADNKRSGIGSCITNRGDYFEGNFSGDDLIGSGVAVFENDYYYEGELTLHGPNGRGEYYMPSGDAGGGSGAIGTGEFDETCELIGNKMFGQLSGTWDTVRIQAGELVLNRRFPKYPSSLGRQVVDHNRKWRSLFNNFESNLANCTSTSSSGGNQSAGTLRKSSKPNLSTAQIWNCIAVYMSKQRAREGTKPGNYFNNILLSLPLPQKTSSPLAKARTTTNALSKLQTEAASALDFLGFPPRRIHSQEALNIKPGGLQRADSLISMGHNTSRDLDTSSLASFQLDQSLMNSTVDGDESSMLNESFSKQSNNNNNSILKHMNNSDGSITSTTSTTSAVLDQVPSFGMASVLTEQDMASIRLYLEQAFKDRHHPLYVLNERIANCFHYSYGYWKVKPTPILAKQAMREWESISRRIYRFVRQMFPALPEELCQMEGSREVISHITLLYPLVLSEGIYSTLFVLYANKYSRKDEMYRQNLNLAEKLNDQELVELMGHESFLHNVMLDPKFEESVQMLKELQEKFSPQDMLTVIQRSTQLLTEAYEHAMAANAAQLNADNMIPLTMLTMLRAAVPHLGAELALLDDLTGGPNFQAEMNGMAGYCYTTLKAAYEHVTSKALQKIP; this is encoded by the exons ATGGCCAGTGCAGCGGATGACTCGGCATTTGGTGGTCAGGAGGAGCCAGAGTCCTTCACCATTTATCATGAAGGCAGGGCACTGCAGCTTCACTGGCGCGGATTGCCTCCCCTGCAGCGGGCTCCCGCATCCCGGATTTGCAGCATTGCTGGCGGATCCCTGCTCCTTCTGACCACTGACCACGCCCTTTACTCCGCCAAGCTGCAGGCCAACGGCGGCCACCTGGACCTTCAACTCCTGCGTACCGATGTTCTAGATATGGACTTCTGTTCCGGCAGTCAGGACCTATTTGTAGTTCTCACCAATGGCTCTGTGCAGCACCAAGCCACGGGATCTGGCCGGGATGTGGGTCATCCCCACGCGTGGCAAACCCTCGGTTTCGACCCCCTCGAATTGCATGCTGAGGGCGTACGCATCCGCCGGGTTTGCTGCTCCGCACAGGGCGTTGTCTTCGTCGGCGCTGATGGGGAGACCTACGTCATGGGCAGCTGTGGAGAAGTCTTTAAGGCGGAACAACAGCCTCGGCACATGCGCCTTTACGAAGAGGGCAAGGAACTGCTGGACTTGGCAGCGGGAAATGAGCACTTTGTGATGTTAGTTGCTCCCTACAACCTGGCCGACGATGTGCTTCAATTGTCGGTGACTAGTGCAAAGGAAGAACCCGAGGACGAACGTGCCTCTGTAAAATCCCTAAGCAGTGACCACTCGGAGCGCAGCATTGCGGCTAACACAAGACACCTTCTCCATCAAGGATACGCTCTACTTCACACCCAACTTTTCACCTTCGGAGCCTCCAATAATGGCCTCCTTGGTAGTGGGGATCATATTCGGAGGGCCAATGTGATGCGCCTGCAGAAACTAGACAGCATGGGCGTGTGCAGCATTGCAGCTGGATTAGAGCACACGGTGGCCCGCACCCTGGACGGAAGGCTCTACCACTGGGGCCTGAACAATCACTCTCAGTTGGGTGAAGATGTCAGCTCTCCCATGGAGATCACCATCACGGACAGCACGGCAGCGCTACCCATAGAACAGAACTCGGCGCTTGAGGCGACTTGCGGCGACTACCACACACTACTGCTAAATGCCTCCGGTCAGATACAATCTCTCCAGCCTGCGCCTCCAATGCGACATCTGCAGCAATCCAGCACATACGCTCAGACGCTCCTCCAGCTTCAGTTGGGAGCAGTGTGGCCTAATCAACTACGTTTGCTCATGTGTTCCGGCGGATACACTCTTCAAAACCAAAGGCAGTTCCAGCGGCAGTATCACTACTACCTGAGTCATCTGCAGTCACAATTACAGCTACTTCTCAAACACCGACAAGCAGTCCAAACACTCGAAATCTGGCAAAGACAGTCGACGCAAGAGCCGCTTAGGGCCCTCGGCCCCTTGCTGATCAGCTGGGAGCGTATTTTGTGCCTGCTAGTGGCCACCTTGCATTCGCTAGAGGGATTCTACCGAGCGGACTTTGTGCAGCCTGCCGATCTGTTGTTCATCTGCCATTACAAAGAGTACATCGATCTGTTTGACGGCTACACAAAGGCATATTGCGAGGTGTTCTCGATCAATGGATTTGGGGAGGCGGTGGTCGCCATTACTGGACTCAGCAGCCCGCTGGCCGAGCTCAACGAGGAGAGCTACGTCACACGGTTGTTCCAGCAACCCTTCAGTATATACCAGCTGTTTGTCCAGTTTATGGAGCTGCTGGTGAGGACACAACCTGAGTACGGAGAGCACAGGGTGGCCTGGTCGGAGTTCGCACGGCACAGCTGCATCAGCCAAGAGCTGGCCGTGAACACCAAAGATTTCTGGAGCAGCAACGATAGAAACCCTAGGATTGTGCAGTTTAAAAGGCGCCAGAGAAGGGTTATTTTGACGTCGGCTTTGGTTCCACTGAAACTGGTTACTTCTGGTATCAGCAGGTCCAGCAACAGTTTCATCCTCTTCTCGGACTTCCTCTGCCAAGTAAGCGGCAACTCGCTTTACTCCTATCCCTTAACTACCCTGTGGGTGTGGACCGAAGGCGACAGCCTGCGCTTGACCACGCCGGAAAAAACTTTCCTAGTAACCACCCGTTCGCACGAGATGCGCAAGGTGTGGCTGGACCAGTTGCAAACGAGCATTGTTGCGTCCTTGGGCAGGCCACTCGGCAGTCCTGTGCCCAGTTATCGCTCCACGGGGTACGAGTTTAGCCGGGAGCACCCGAAGTTCTCCAGGGTGAAAGCGTGCGGTACCTGGAGGAAGGGCGTTCTCCACGGAAACGCCTACCTGGAGTATCCAGACGGAAGTGTATACTGCGGAGAGCTGCAACACGGGATCATTGAAG GTTTCGGCAAAATGGTGATTCCGACAACGGGCCTGTATGTGGGTAATTTTAAAGGTGGCCGGTTCCACGGTCACGGTATTTACGAACTGCACTGTAAGGATTCCCCCGAGAGCGAAGTCTACGAGGGAAACTTTTGCGAGGGCCTCTTTCACGGCCATGGAATGATGCGGAACAACCGATACATCTACGTGGGCGAGTACCAGGCCAATGCACGCAGTGGATATGGAGTGATAGAGGACCTGGTTACCGGCGACAAATACATGGGCATGTTTGCGGACAACAAGCGATCTGGAATCGGCAGCTGTATCACCAACCGCGGCGACTACTTCGAAGGCAACTTTTCCGGAGACGATCTCATCGGCAGTGGGGTGGCTGTGTTTGAGAACGACTATTACTATGAGGGCGAACTCACACTCCACGGCCCGAACGGACGGGGGGAGTACTACATGCCCAGTGGAGATGCCGGCGGAGGAAGTGGTGCCATAGGGACCGGGGAGTTCGACGAAACCTGCGAACTTATTGGAAACAAAATGTTTGGACAGCTTAGTGGCACCTGGGACACGGTGCGGATTCAAGCCGGCGAACTGGTGCTAAATCGGCGGTTCCCTAAGTACCCCAG CTCCCTTGGGCGTCAAGTGGTAGATCACAATCGCAAGTGGCGATCGCTGTTTAACAACTTTGAATCGAACCTGGCCAATTGCACGTCCACTAGCAGCTCTGGTGGCAATCAGTCAGCTGGCACCCTCAGAAAATCCTCGAAACCCAATTTGAGCACGGCCCAAATCTGGAACTGCATAGCGGTGTACATGAGCAAGCAGCGTGCTCGTGAAGGAACCAAGCCTGGTAACTACTTCAACAACATCCTGCTCAGTCTGCCGCTGCCGCAAAAGACATCCTCTCCACTGGCAAAGgcccgcaccaccaccaacgcGCTGAGCAAGCTACAAACGGAGGCTGCATCAGCGCTGGACTTCTTAGGATTTCCGCCACGACGAATCCACTCCCAAGAGGCACTTAACATCAAGCCAGGCGGATTACAGAGAGCGGATAGCTTGATCTCCATGGGCCACAATACATCTCGTGATTTGGACACCAGCAGTCTGGCCAGTTTCCAGTTGGACCAAAGCCTAATGAACAGCACCGTCGACGGCGATGAATCCAGCATGCTCAATGAAAGTTTTTCGAAGCaaagtaacaacaacaataacagcatTTTGAAACACATGAACAACAGCGATGGTTCAATAACGTCAACCACATCTACAACGAGTGCAGTGCTTGACCAGGTGCCCAGTTTTGGAATGGCTTCGGTGCTTACTGAGCAAGATATGGCCTCCATACGCTTGTACCTGGAGCAGGCTTTCAAGGATCGCCATCACCCGCTGTACGTTTTAAACGAGCGCATTGCCAACTGTTTCCACTACTCATATGGCTATTGGAAGGTTAAACCCACTCCGATTTTGGCGAAGCAAGCCATGAGAGAGTGGGAGTCCATATCGCGTCGCATTTACCGCTTTGTGCGGCAGATGTTTCCAGCGTTACCCGAGGAACTTTGCCAGATGGAAGGCAGCAGGGAAGTTATATCGCATATTACCCTTCTATACCCACTTGTGCTATCAGAGGGCATCTACTCCACCTTATTTGTGCTGTATGCAAATAAGTACAGTCGAAAGGACGAAATGTATCGGCAGAATTTGAATCTTGCCGAGAAGCTAAACGACCAAGAGCTCGTTGAACTTATGGGCCATGAAAG TTTCCTGCACAATGTAATGTTGGACCCAAAATTTGAGGAGTCCGTGCAGATGTTAAAGGAACTGCAGGAGAAGTTTAGTCCCCAGGACATGTTGACTGTGATACAGCGCAGCACCCAGCTGCTAACTGAGGCCTACGAACACGCGATGGCAG CCAATGCCGCCCAGCTCAATGCGGACAACATGATACCGCTCACCATGCTCACGATGCTGCGCGCTGCTGTTCCCCACTTGGGTGCAGAGTTGGCCTTATTGGACGATCTGACGGGTGGCCCCAATTTCCAGGCCGAGATGAATGGAATGGCGGGCTACTGCTACACTACATTGAAGGCCGCATATGAGCACGTAACGTCGAAAGCTCTGCAAAAAATCCCCTGA
- the LOC120447443 gene encoding uncharacterized protein LOC120447443 isoform X1, with protein MLEHPVPLSNLTITTFLIRLQNFLSAPTMSDNEDNNELQASNFESIIDNMFTRLRIIAVDVEKLQKAKEKLANMQRRNTFYHLLGQEEEVSMNLGSEMGVLRSKYSLHSNFNQNSGPGSEEELDFEELSEDPCNIPFEEDRWHGFFKDFQILTTPVATDPNENRKCVELTSMTNCDHEIKNHLLSGVRCFMVNLFVGTQHDNQSLIVKLRESEISVSKELGFPVASSVMVKISPRHQFTGGFSTQFRQEGKKCVELVQGQKVILTVDRQYSDRCNADVIYVNARFLIGDVQRLDFILIGEDIQLMVRSIHTDHLKCCVARGGMLYAQMPVLFPARCRRFRVSYEELEDLTFAREVGLNVIVSHIVGTPKYLDVLEQAMTAMRCDGMRLYARVVLNEIKGCKGELNWAVKRYDGFLVELAEPAIIPDIMHLCPDAECFMQLTYASKKPIIFDPRVLDEQKLRVDPAHYHYTFYYPDKYVTTCPQPKSTIYFRLLQSAIFEQICPATLANTPYCDRSHTGADSLARAVVTASMEVHAVAIVVIGVTTRMVQKISHFRPQSPILFVSHMRSAEDYVSIYHNVTMLPFHTKCIISHRRNVFLKVIYALAYLVKRKIAKQNDQVILVYNYEDGTSFPEKYIVYKLDKTNFAAHMAESLFPVDQDQMQTLKEIE; from the exons ATGTTAGAACACCCAGTCCCCCTATCAAATTTGACTATCACAACGTTTTTGATTCGACTCCAAAATTTTCTATCAGCCCCAACAATGAGCGATAATGAGGATAATAACGAGCTGCAGGCATCGAACTTCGAGTCGATTATAGACAACATGTTCACCCGGCTGCGGATCATCGCCGTGGACGTAGAGAAATTACAGAAGGCCAAGGAGAAACTGGCTAACATGCAGCGGAGGAACACCTTCTACCATCTTCTAGGCCAGGAAGAAGAAGTCAGCATGAACCTTGGAAGCGAGATGGGGGTCCTCCGCTCTAAGTATTCCTTACATTCAAATTTCAACCAGAACAGCGGCCCAGGTTCTGAGGAGGAACTCGACTTCGAGGAGTTGAGCGAGGATCCCTGCAACATACCTTTCGAAGAGGATCGCTGGCACGGCTTCTTTAAAGACTTTCAGATCCTGACCACTCCAGTCGCCACCGATCCCAACGAGAACCGCAAGTGTGTGGAGCTCACGTCGATGACAAATTGCGATCACGAGATCAAAAACCACCTAC TGAGCGGAGTGCGTTGCTTTATGGTCAACCTTTTCGTGGGCACCCAGCATGACAACCAGAGCCTCATCGTAAAGCTGCGGGAGTCGGAGATCAGTGTTTCTAAGGAGTTGGGTTTTCCCGTGGCGTCTTCAGTAATGGTGAAGATATCGCCGCGCCACCAGTTCACTGGCGGATTCAGCACTCAGTTCCGCCAGGAGGGCAAGAAGTGCGTTGAACTCGTGCAAGGCCAGAAGGTAATCCTGACCGTGGATAGGCAGTACTCGGATCGGTGCAACGCTGATGTTATATATGTGAATGCCCGCTTTCTGATCGGCGATGTGCAGCGCTTGGACTTTATCCTGATTGGCGAGGACATTCAACTGATGGTGCGGAGCATCCACACGGACCACCTTAAGTGCTGTGTGGCCAGGGGAGGCATGCTATACGCCCAGATGCCTGTGCTATTTCCGGCCAGGTGTCGTCGTTTCCGGGTCTCGTACGAGGAGCTAGAGGACCTAACCTTCGCCCGGGAGGTAGGCTTAAATGTGATAGTGTCCCACATCGTGGGGACCCCGAAGTACCTGGACGTCTTGGAGCAGGCGATGACCGCCATGCGCTGCGATGGCATGAGACTGTATGCCAGAGTGGTGCTGAACGAGATCAAGGGCTGCAAGGGGGAGCTGAACTGGGCGGTCAAACGCTACGACGGCTTCTTGGTGGAACTGGCGGAGCCGGCGATTATTCCGGACATAATGCACCTGTGCCCCGATGCCGAGTGCTTCATGCAGCTTACCTACGCTTCGAAGAAACCCATTATCTTTGATCCGCGGGTTTTGGATGAGCAAAAGCTTAGGGTGGACCCGGCGCACTACCACTACACGTTCTATTATCCGGACAAGTACGTGACCACGTGCCCGCAGCCCAAAAGCACAATCTACTTCCGGTTACTGCAATCCGCTATTTTCGAGCAGATCTGTCCAGCGACACTGGCCAATACTCCGTACTGCGATCGATCCCACACTGGAGCGGATAGCCTAGCGCGTGCCGTGGTAACCGCCTCCATGGAAGTCCATGCGGTGGCCATCGTGGTGATCGGAGTCACCACGCGGATGGTGCAAAAGATTTCCCACTTTCGGCCACAATCCCCCATTCTCTTCGTTAGCCACATGCGCTCCGCGGAGGATTACGTTTCCATTTACCACAACGTTACCATGCTTCCATTCCACACCAAGTGCATTATTTCACATCGAAGGAACGTCTTCCTGAAGGTCATTTACGCGTTGGCCTATTTGGTGAAGCGAAAAATCGCCAAGCAGAACGATCAGGTGATCCTGGTGTACAACTACGAGGATGGCACATCGTTTCCTGAAAAGTACATCGTGTACAAGCTGGACAAGACTAACTTTGCGGCGCACATGGCGGAAAGTCTGTTTCCTGTGGACCAGGACCAGATGCAGACGCTCAAGGAAATTGAATAG
- the LOC120447443 gene encoding uncharacterized protein LOC120447443 isoform X2, with product MLEHPVPLSNLTITTFLIRLQNFLSAPTMSDNEDNNELQASNFESIIDNMFTRLRIIAVDVEKLQKAKEKLANMQRRNTFYHLLGQEEEVSMNLGSEMGVLRSKYSLHSNFNQNSGPGSEEELDFEELSEDPCNIPFEEDRWHGFFKDFQILTTPVATDPNENRKCVELTSMTNCDHEIKNHLLSGVRCFMVNLFVGTQHDNQSLIVKLRESEISVSKELGFPVASSVMVKISPRHQFTGGFSTQFRQEGKKCVELVQGQKVILTVDRQYSDRCNADVIYVNARFLIGDVQRLDFILIGEDIQLMVRSIHTDHLKCCVARGGMLYAQMPVLFPARCRRFRVSYEELEDLTFAREVGLNVIVSHIVGTPKYLDVLEQAMTAMRCDGMRLYARVVLNEIKGCKGELNWAVKRYDGFLVELAEPAIIPDIMHLCPDAECFMQLTYASKKPIIFDPRVLDEQKLRVDPAHYHYTFYYPDKSVQRHWPILRTAIDPTLERIA from the exons ATGTTAGAACACCCAGTCCCCCTATCAAATTTGACTATCACAACGTTTTTGATTCGACTCCAAAATTTTCTATCAGCCCCAACAATGAGCGATAATGAGGATAATAACGAGCTGCAGGCATCGAACTTCGAGTCGATTATAGACAACATGTTCACCCGGCTGCGGATCATCGCCGTGGACGTAGAGAAATTACAGAAGGCCAAGGAGAAACTGGCTAACATGCAGCGGAGGAACACCTTCTACCATCTTCTAGGCCAGGAAGAAGAAGTCAGCATGAACCTTGGAAGCGAGATGGGGGTCCTCCGCTCTAAGTATTCCTTACATTCAAATTTCAACCAGAACAGCGGCCCAGGTTCTGAGGAGGAACTCGACTTCGAGGAGTTGAGCGAGGATCCCTGCAACATACCTTTCGAAGAGGATCGCTGGCACGGCTTCTTTAAAGACTTTCAGATCCTGACCACTCCAGTCGCCACCGATCCCAACGAGAACCGCAAGTGTGTGGAGCTCACGTCGATGACAAATTGCGATCACGAGATCAAAAACCACCTAC TGAGCGGAGTGCGTTGCTTTATGGTCAACCTTTTCGTGGGCACCCAGCATGACAACCAGAGCCTCATCGTAAAGCTGCGGGAGTCGGAGATCAGTGTTTCTAAGGAGTTGGGTTTTCCCGTGGCGTCTTCAGTAATGGTGAAGATATCGCCGCGCCACCAGTTCACTGGCGGATTCAGCACTCAGTTCCGCCAGGAGGGCAAGAAGTGCGTTGAACTCGTGCAAGGCCAGAAGGTAATCCTGACCGTGGATAGGCAGTACTCGGATCGGTGCAACGCTGATGTTATATATGTGAATGCCCGCTTTCTGATCGGCGATGTGCAGCGCTTGGACTTTATCCTGATTGGCGAGGACATTCAACTGATGGTGCGGAGCATCCACACGGACCACCTTAAGTGCTGTGTGGCCAGGGGAGGCATGCTATACGCCCAGATGCCTGTGCTATTTCCGGCCAGGTGTCGTCGTTTCCGGGTCTCGTACGAGGAGCTAGAGGACCTAACCTTCGCCCGGGAGGTAGGCTTAAATGTGATAGTGTCCCACATCGTGGGGACCCCGAAGTACCTGGACGTCTTGGAGCAGGCGATGACCGCCATGCGCTGCGATGGCATGAGACTGTATGCCAGAGTGGTGCTGAACGAGATCAAGGGCTGCAAGGGGGAGCTGAACTGGGCGGTCAAACGCTACGACGGCTTCTTGGTGGAACTGGCGGAGCCGGCGATTATTCCGGACATAATGCACCTGTGCCCCGATGCCGAGTGCTTCATGCAGCTTACCTACGCTTCGAAGAAACCCATTATCTTTGATCCGCGGGTTTTGGATGAGCAAAAGCTTAGGGTGGACCCGGCGCACTACCACTACACGTTCTATTATCCGGACAA ATCTGTCCAGCGACACTGGCCAATACTCCGTACTGCGATCGATCCCACACTGGAGCGGATAGCCTAG
- the LOC120448881 gene encoding larval cuticle protein LCP-17 isoform X1 yields the protein MYIWCVCKRVSGCWTITGKQDDQQFQIHFIFGNINSRLPSLTVNSKSASHPDSSMFKTIIVFLALSMAVVLSAPVEHGSSTAQPPVAILESSHEKHEDGSYNFSYLGEDGTHRREEAVVRNQGTENEYLEISGSYSYFDANGQEVTVTYKADDHGFVPEGGAILPQISLAAKQVSEQVSQPDLDYDKPPKV from the exons ATGTACATATGGTGTGTATGTAAGCGAGTGTCTGGATGTTGGACGATAACCGGTAAACAAGACGACCAGCAATTCCAAATCCACTTCATTTTTGGCAATATAAATAGCCGTCTTCCCTCACTCACAGTCAATTCAAAGTCAGCTTCCCATCCAGACAGCAGCATGTTCAAGACT ATCATCGTCTTCCTGGCCCTTTCCATGGCCGTCGTTCTGAGTGCTCCGGTGGAGCACGGCTCATCCACCGCCCAGCCACCGGTGGCAATTCTCGAATCATCTCACGAAAAGCACGAGGATGGATCGTACAACTTCTCCTACCTCGGCGAGGATGGCACCCACAGACGGGAGGAGGCCGTGGTCAGGAACCAGGGCACTGAGAACGAGTACCTGGAGATCAGCGGCTCCTACTCCTACTTCGATGCCAACGGGCAGGAGGTAACCGTCACCTACAAGGCCGATGACCATGGATTTGTGCCCGAGGGCGGTGCCATTCTGCCCCAGATTTCGCTGGCCGCCAAGCAGGTCAGCGAACAGGTGTCCCAGCCAGATCTTGATTACGATAAGCCTCCTAAGGTCTAA
- the LOC120448881 gene encoding larval cuticle protein LCP-17 isoform X2, translated as MLDDNRRLPSLTVNSKSASHPDSSMFKTIIVFLALSMAVVLSAPVEHGSSTAQPPVAILESSHEKHEDGSYNFSYLGEDGTHRREEAVVRNQGTENEYLEISGSYSYFDANGQEVTVTYKADDHGFVPEGGAILPQISLAAKQVSEQVSQPDLDYDKPPKV; from the exons ATGTTGGACGATAACCG CCGTCTTCCCTCACTCACAGTCAATTCAAAGTCAGCTTCCCATCCAGACAGCAGCATGTTCAAGACT ATCATCGTCTTCCTGGCCCTTTCCATGGCCGTCGTTCTGAGTGCTCCGGTGGAGCACGGCTCATCCACCGCCCAGCCACCGGTGGCAATTCTCGAATCATCTCACGAAAAGCACGAGGATGGATCGTACAACTTCTCCTACCTCGGCGAGGATGGCACCCACAGACGGGAGGAGGCCGTGGTCAGGAACCAGGGCACTGAGAACGAGTACCTGGAGATCAGCGGCTCCTACTCCTACTTCGATGCCAACGGGCAGGAGGTAACCGTCACCTACAAGGCCGATGACCATGGATTTGTGCCCGAGGGCGGTGCCATTCTGCCCCAGATTTCGCTGGCCGCCAAGCAGGTCAGCGAACAGGTGTCCCAGCCAGATCTTGATTACGATAAGCCTCCTAAGGTCTAA